The following are encoded together in the Tistrella mobilis genome:
- a CDS encoding cyclic peptide export ABC transporter, producing the protein MPLIELIRRDLTAKPATLLFIAALAGVSNALVMAIINNSAGLYDDALDLRTVALFAIVVAVYVLSQRRMMQITATEVEEIIHRQRSSLIDAVSRSDLLPLEQVGRGNILASVIRDTQTISQAANLLVIAAQSVILVGLAMIYIFITDRTAFWLSTGFIAIAVFLVVRRLIDLRNRYPAAMMKENQVFESMRDVLDGFKEVKLSSSRRDALLRDMARLSTEARDAKADMQVKSGNEFVFGQTMIFLLLGVVVFVVPSFGNTEPEAVVRTATAILFIVGPLSMVIQAVPMMAMANAAAENLMRMDRVLREIAAASEVAETPPQTLTSFEEIRLDGVAFTYAPVGGVSFGVGPVDLTIRAGELIFVTGGNGSGKSTLIRLLLGLYHADRGMIRLDGKPVTRGSFETYRSLFSAIYADYHLFRRLYGIEPPDAAEFEALVKLMEMGGKVALQGDLFDTIDLSSGQRKRLALMVSMIEDRPVLVLDEWAADQDPQFRRKFYRELLPMLKARGKTVIAITHDDRYFDVADRRVAMEEGRVVRIVDNGDARTEDEARTEGEDWEDPA; encoded by the coding sequence ATGCCCCTGATCGAGCTTATTCGCCGCGACCTGACGGCGAAGCCGGCGACCCTCCTGTTCATCGCCGCGCTCGCCGGTGTCAGCAACGCGCTGGTGATGGCGATCATCAACAATTCCGCCGGGCTCTACGACGATGCGCTCGACCTGCGGACGGTGGCGCTGTTTGCGATCGTGGTCGCGGTCTATGTGCTCAGCCAGCGCCGGATGATGCAGATCACCGCCACCGAGGTGGAGGAGATCATCCATCGCCAGCGTAGCAGCCTGATCGACGCGGTTTCGCGATCCGATCTGCTGCCCCTGGAACAGGTGGGGCGCGGCAATATCCTGGCCAGCGTCATCCGCGACACCCAGACGATTTCCCAGGCCGCCAACCTGCTGGTGATCGCCGCCCAGTCGGTGATCCTGGTCGGGCTGGCGATGATCTACATCTTCATCACCGATCGCACCGCCTTCTGGCTCAGCACCGGTTTCATCGCCATCGCGGTGTTTCTGGTCGTCCGGCGGCTGATCGATCTGCGCAACCGGTATCCGGCTGCGATGATGAAGGAAAACCAGGTTTTCGAGAGCATGCGCGACGTGCTCGACGGCTTCAAGGAAGTGAAGCTGTCGTCCTCGCGCCGCGATGCCCTGCTGCGCGACATGGCACGGCTGTCCACCGAGGCGCGCGATGCCAAGGCCGACATGCAGGTGAAGTCGGGCAATGAATTCGTTTTCGGCCAGACGATGATCTTCCTGCTGCTGGGCGTGGTGGTCTTCGTGGTGCCGAGCTTCGGCAATACCGAGCCCGAGGCGGTGGTCCGCACCGCCACCGCGATCCTGTTCATCGTCGGCCCGCTCAGCATGGTCATCCAGGCCGTGCCGATGATGGCGATGGCCAATGCCGCCGCCGAGAACCTGATGCGCATGGACCGCGTGCTGCGCGAGATCGCCGCCGCGTCCGAGGTGGCCGAGACCCCGCCCCAGACCCTGACCTCGTTCGAGGAGATCCGGCTGGACGGGGTGGCCTTCACCTATGCGCCGGTGGGCGGCGTGTCATTCGGGGTGGGGCCGGTGGATCTGACCATCCGGGCCGGCGAGCTGATCTTCGTGACCGGCGGCAACGGCTCGGGCAAGTCGACCCTGATCCGCCTGCTGCTCGGCCTCTATCATGCCGACAGGGGCATGATCCGGCTGGATGGGAAACCGGTCACCCGCGGTTCGTTCGAAACCTATCGTTCGCTGTTCTCGGCGATCTATGCCGACTACCATCTGTTCCGCCGCCTTTACGGGATCGAGCCGCCGGATGCGGCCGAATTCGAGGCGCTGGTGAAGCTGATGGAGATGGGCGGCAAGGTGGCGCTTCAGGGCGACCTGTTCGATACGATCGACCTGTCGAGCGGCCAGCGGAAGCGCCTGGCGCTGATGGTGTCGATGATCGAGGACCGGCCGGTGCTGGTGCTCGACGAATGGGCTGCCGATCAGGACCCGCAGTTCCGGCGCAAATTCTATCGGGAACTGCTGCCGATGCTGAAGGCGCGTGGCAAGACGGTGATCGCGATCACCCATGACGACCGCTATTTCGACGTCGCCGACCGTCGGGTGGCGATGGAGGAGGGGCGCGTGGTCAGGATCGTCGACAACGGCGACGCCCGTACTGAAGACGAAGCCCGTACTGAAGGCGAAGATTGGGAGGATCCGGCATGA
- a CDS encoding YcjF family protein → MSTAEVTAAPAEEYTPELRADDARSLVKRCALWGAGAGLLPFPLLDVALVTGVQVKMIYELSKLYDVPFSENRAKAIIGSLANTVVPGTAAAGLVGGVASLVKAVPVVGTVIGLAVSPTVSYAVTYAIGRVFIQHFETGGTLLNFNPDQLREHFKAEFEAAKADAPSTTEAAKAAADAAKAEGKPAATKAS, encoded by the coding sequence ATGTCCACCGCCGAAGTGACGGCTGCTCCCGCCGAAGAGTACACCCCTGAGCTGCGCGCCGACGATGCGCGTTCGCTGGTCAAGCGTTGCGCGCTCTGGGGCGCGGGCGCCGGCCTGCTGCCTTTCCCCCTGCTCGACGTGGCCCTGGTCACGGGCGTGCAGGTGAAGATGATCTACGAGCTGTCGAAGCTCTATGACGTGCCGTTCAGCGAGAACCGCGCCAAGGCGATCATCGGCTCGCTGGCCAACACCGTCGTCCCCGGCACCGCCGCGGCCGGCCTGGTCGGTGGCGTCGCCAGCCTGGTGAAGGCGGTGCCGGTGGTCGGTACCGTCATCGGTCTCGCGGTTTCGCCCACCGTTTCCTATGCCGTGACCTACGCCATCGGCCGGGTGTTCATCCAGCACTTCGAGACCGGCGGCACGCTGCTGAACTTCAACCCGGATCAGCTGCGCGAGCACTTCAAGGCCGAATTCGAGGCCGCCAAGGCCGATGCGCCGTCGACCACCGAAGCGGCGAAGGCCGCGGCCGACGCAGCGAAGGCCGAGGGCAAGCCCGCCGCCACCAAGGCGTCGTGA
- a CDS encoding efflux RND transporter permease subunit — MLISDLCIRRPVFAIVINLILALLGLYALNHLSIRQLPAMDFPYVTITTIYPGAAAEQVERQLTTPIEQAVSGISGVQQITSQSRAGMSLVQIQFRLGLDGLLLANEVRNKVAPLTDTLPQAARAPVVAQQSLDAQPIMFLTVASDNHDALEISDTANRLLLPRIAALDGVAQATLLGERRYAIRIVLDPIRLASYGITIGDVRAAIVAQNADVPGGEIRTRTDRTDVVVEGALSTAAEFDRLVVRAEPGYLVRISDLGRAEVGPESLDNAIRFNGRDVVAVGIVPQSTANPLDIAKLVKAELPALQAGLPGGFRLEIAFDSTIYIDASVHEVFETIAIAVALVLGVVVIFLGSLRSSAIALVTIPLSLLGTLGLMAAMDFSINTLTLMAVVLAIGLVVDDAIVEIENVQRHVDDGLDAFTASFLGSREIGFAVIATTLTLAAVFAPIGLVGGQIGMLFREFAFTLAGAVLISGFIARTLSPMMCARLIGARAEHGYARRVERATEALARGYARLLGWLLHRRWLVLLGVIAALYVGFSATSRLNFAFAPVEDQGYILFDIEARGTSTLDHLQDQIARVEAVLKTVPEATGVLTLLGSPKPSAANAYLLLKPWGERSRSATEIGDALKPLLAAIQGLRIDVLQVSPLGGGGSSRPIQLMITTTGSYDDLARTMDRLVTKARELPSIADPASSLELDRPQLEVTLDRDGAGEQGVTATALGDTLQAALGGNPVSTFTNRGELYKVIIDLPPEWRGQVETINTLEIRGKSVDPLPLRDFVELRRTVGADTLEHTDGLRSATFTAAVAPGHQLAEAFQALMPLMGEVLQPGMKPVLAGDAAKASQESGSAGLVLLLALVFIFFMLSAQFESFRDPVIVLAIAPLAVAGAIFTLSETGGGLNIYSFIGFVTLIGLIAKHGILITEFANQLRDAGRDRTEAVIEAAETRLRPIIMTTIATVLGAVPLAIATGAGAGGRRELGWVIVGGMTFGTFVSLFVIPAVYTLISRKRRKVLVEPPPPDALLQQRLKDRTAS; from the coding sequence GGGGCTTTACGCGCTCAACCATCTGTCCATCCGCCAGCTGCCGGCGATGGATTTCCCCTATGTCACCATCACCACCATCTATCCCGGGGCTGCGGCCGAACAGGTCGAACGCCAGCTGACCACGCCGATCGAACAGGCGGTCTCGGGCATTTCGGGCGTGCAGCAGATCACCTCTCAAAGCCGCGCCGGCATGTCGCTGGTCCAGATCCAGTTCCGCCTGGGGCTGGACGGGCTGCTGCTCGCCAACGAGGTGCGCAACAAGGTGGCGCCGCTGACCGACACGCTGCCCCAGGCGGCGCGGGCGCCGGTGGTGGCGCAGCAATCGCTCGACGCCCAGCCGATCATGTTCCTGACGGTGGCGAGCGACAACCATGATGCGCTGGAGATCAGCGACACCGCCAACCGCCTGCTGCTGCCGCGGATCGCGGCGCTGGACGGCGTGGCCCAGGCGACGCTGCTGGGCGAGCGGCGCTATGCCATCCGCATCGTGCTCGACCCGATCCGCCTTGCGTCCTATGGCATCACCATTGGCGATGTCCGGGCGGCGATCGTCGCCCAGAATGCCGACGTGCCCGGCGGCGAAATCCGTACCCGCACCGACCGCACCGATGTGGTGGTGGAAGGGGCGCTGTCGACCGCGGCCGAATTCGACCGGCTGGTGGTGCGTGCCGAGCCGGGCTATCTGGTCCGCATTTCCGATCTGGGCCGGGCGGAGGTGGGGCCGGAAAGCCTGGACAACGCCATCCGCTTCAACGGCCGCGATGTGGTGGCCGTCGGCATCGTGCCGCAGAGCACCGCCAATCCACTCGACATCGCGAAACTGGTGAAGGCCGAGCTGCCGGCCCTGCAGGCCGGCCTGCCCGGCGGTTTCCGGCTCGAGATCGCCTTCGACAGCACGATCTATATCGACGCCTCGGTGCACGAGGTGTTCGAGACGATCGCGATCGCCGTCGCCCTGGTGCTGGGTGTGGTGGTCATCTTCCTGGGCTCGCTGCGTTCCAGCGCCATCGCGCTGGTCACCATCCCGCTGTCGCTCTTGGGCACGCTGGGGCTGATGGCGGCGATGGATTTCAGCATCAACACCCTGACCCTGATGGCGGTGGTGCTGGCGATCGGCCTGGTGGTCGACGATGCGATCGTCGAGATCGAAAACGTCCAGCGCCATGTCGATGACGGGCTGGATGCCTTCACCGCCTCCTTCCTGGGCAGCCGCGAGATCGGCTTTGCGGTGATCGCGACCACGTTGACCCTGGCGGCGGTCTTCGCGCCCATCGGCCTGGTCGGCGGCCAGATCGGCATGCTGTTCCGGGAATTCGCCTTCACTCTGGCGGGGGCCGTGCTGATTTCGGGCTTCATCGCCCGCACGCTGTCGCCGATGATGTGCGCGCGGCTGATCGGTGCCCGGGCCGAACACGGCTATGCCCGCAGGGTGGAACGGGCGACCGAGGCGCTGGCCCGCGGCTATGCCCGGCTGCTGGGCTGGCTGCTGCACCGGCGCTGGCTGGTGCTGCTGGGGGTGATCGCCGCCCTCTATGTCGGCTTCTCGGCGACCAGCCGGCTGAACTTCGCCTTCGCGCCGGTCGAGGATCAGGGCTATATCCTGTTCGATATCGAGGCGCGCGGCACCTCGACCCTCGATCATCTTCAGGATCAGATCGCCCGGGTGGAGGCGGTGCTGAAAACCGTGCCCGAGGCGACCGGCGTCCTCACCCTGCTCGGCAGCCCCAAGCCGTCCGCCGCCAATGCCTATCTGCTGCTGAAGCCCTGGGGGGAACGCAGCCGCAGCGCCACCGAAATCGGTGATGCGCTGAAGCCGCTGCTGGCGGCGATCCAGGGCCTGCGGATCGACGTTCTGCAGGTCAGCCCGCTGGGTGGCGGCGGCAGTTCGCGGCCGATCCAGCTGATGATCACCACCACCGGCAGCTATGACGATCTGGCCCGGACCATGGACCGGCTGGTGACGAAGGCCCGCGAGCTGCCGTCGATCGCGGACCCGGCCTCCAGCCTGGAGCTGGACCGGCCGCAGCTGGAGGTGACGCTGGACCGCGACGGCGCGGGCGAGCAGGGGGTGACGGCAACCGCGCTGGGCGACACGCTGCAGGCGGCGCTGGGCGGCAACCCGGTTTCCACCTTCACCAACCGCGGCGAACTCTACAAGGTGATCATCGACCTGCCGCCCGAATGGCGGGGCCAGGTGGAGACGATCAACACGCTGGAAATCCGCGGCAAGAGCGTCGATCCGCTGCCGCTGCGCGATTTCGTGGAGCTGCGCCGCACCGTCGGCGCCGACACGCTGGAGCACACCGACGGCCTGCGCTCGGCCACCTTTACGGCAGCGGTCGCCCCCGGTCATCAACTGGCCGAAGCCTTCCAGGCGCTGATGCCGCTGATGGGCGAGGTGCTGCAGCCGGGCATGAAGCCGGTGCTGGCCGGCGACGCCGCCAAGGCTTCGCAGGAAAGCGGCTCGGCCGGTCTGGTGCTGCTGCTGGCGCTGGTGTTCATCTTCTTCATGCTGAGCGCCCAGTTCGAAAGCTTCCGCGACCCGGTGATCGTGCTGGCCATCGCGCCGCTGGCGGTGGCCGGTGCGATCTTCACCCTGAGCGAGACCGGCGGCGGGCTGAACATCTACAGCTTCATCGGCTTCGTGACCCTGATCGGCCTGATCGCCAAGCACGGCATCCTGATCACCGAATTCGCCAATCAGCTGCGCGATGCCGGCCGCGACCGGACCGAGGCGGTGATTGAGGCGGCCGAAACCCGGCTCCGGCCGATCATCATGACCACGATCGCCACCGTGCTGGGCGCTGTGCCGCTGGCCATCGCCACCGGCGCCGGCGCCGGCGGGCGCCGCGAACTGGGCTGGGTGATCGTCGGCGGCATGACCTTTGGTACGTTCGTGTCGCTGTTCGTCATACCTGCGGTTTATACTCTGATTTCGCGGAAGCGGCGCAAGGTGCTGGTGGAACCGCCACCGCCCGATGCACTGCTTCAGCAGAGATTGAAGGATCGGACGGCATCATGA